A region of Thermococcus barossii DNA encodes the following proteins:
- the ppsA gene encoding phosphoenolpyruvate synthase, producing the protein MSEYKFIKWFEELGKGDVALVGGKGANLGEMTNAGIPVPPGFCVTAEAYKYFVENVKLEDGKTLQEWIMDVIAQTNVDDSKQLQENTAKIRQKIIELPMLPEIAEEIERAYKELSQRFNKEAVYVAVRSSATAEDLPEASFAGQQETYLDVYGVDDVIDKVKKCWASLWTARATFYRAKQGFDHSKVYLSAVVQKMVNSETSGVMFTANPVTNDRNEIMINASWGLGEAVVSGSVTPDEYIVEKGTWKIKEKFIAKKEVMVVRNPETGKGTVYVKVADYLGPEWVEKQVLTDEQIIEVAKIGAKIEEHYGWPQDIEWAYDKDDGKLYIVQSRPITTLKEAPAEGEAVEGTEEMEVILKGLGASPGIGAGRVVVIFDASEIDKVKEGDVLVTTMTNPDMVPAMKRASAIVTDEGGRTSHAAIVSRELGIPAVVGTKEATKKLKTGDYVTVDGTRGVVYKGIVKSLVEKKEEKAEGGQVVVAGAPLVTATKVKVNVSMPEVAERAAATGADGVGLLRAEHMILSIGQHPVKFIKEGKEEELVEKLAEGIRTVAAAFYPRPVWYRTLDAPTNEFKEMPGGEDEPDERNPMLGWRGIRRSLDQTELLKAEFKAIKKVVEEGYDNIGVMLPLVANPDQIRKAKEIARSVGLEPHKDVEWGIMIEVPAAALIIEDLIKEGLDFVSFGTNDLTQYTLAIDRDNDRIAYLYDEKHPAVLKLIENVIKVAKKYGVETSICGQAGSDPKMAKILVRLGIDSISANPDAVELIRKTVAQEEQKILLEAARKKLFE; encoded by the coding sequence ATGAGCGAATACAAATTTATAAAGTGGTTTGAGGAACTCGGAAAGGGCGACGTCGCTCTTGTTGGCGGGAAGGGTGCCAACCTGGGAGAAATGACCAACGCCGGAATTCCGGTTCCGCCCGGCTTCTGCGTCACGGCTGAGGCCTACAAGTACTTCGTCGAGAACGTTAAGCTCGAGGACGGTAAGACCCTCCAGGAGTGGATTATGGACGTCATCGCCCAGACCAATGTTGACGACTCCAAGCAGCTCCAGGAGAACACCGCCAAGATCAGGCAGAAGATAATCGAGCTCCCGATGCTCCCTGAGATAGCTGAGGAGATAGAGAGGGCCTACAAGGAGCTCTCCCAGAGGTTCAACAAGGAAGCGGTTTACGTCGCCGTCCGCTCCTCTGCCACCGCCGAAGACCTCCCCGAGGCCAGCTTCGCCGGCCAGCAGGAGACCTACCTCGATGTCTACGGCGTTGACGACGTCATAGACAAGGTCAAGAAGTGCTGGGCCTCACTCTGGACCGCCAGGGCTACCTTCTACAGGGCCAAGCAGGGCTTCGACCACAGCAAGGTCTACCTCTCAGCCGTCGTCCAGAAGATGGTCAACAGCGAGACCAGCGGTGTCATGTTCACCGCCAACCCGGTCACCAACGACAGGAACGAGATTATGATAAACGCCAGCTGGGGCCTTGGTGAGGCCGTCGTCAGCGGAAGCGTCACCCCCGACGAGTACATCGTTGAGAAGGGCACCTGGAAGATAAAGGAGAAGTTCATTGCCAAGAAGGAAGTCATGGTCGTCAGGAACCCTGAGACCGGCAAGGGCACCGTCTACGTCAAGGTCGCCGACTACCTCGGGCCGGAGTGGGTCGAGAAGCAGGTCCTTACCGACGAGCAGATCATTGAGGTCGCCAAGATCGGCGCCAAGATCGAGGAGCACTACGGCTGGCCGCAGGACATTGAGTGGGCCTACGACAAGGACGACGGCAAGCTCTACATCGTCCAGAGCAGGCCGATCACCACCCTCAAGGAGGCTCCCGCCGAGGGAGAGGCCGTCGAGGGAACCGAGGAGATGGAGGTCATCCTCAAGGGTCTCGGCGCCTCCCCAGGAATAGGTGCCGGCAGGGTCGTCGTCATATTTGATGCAAGCGAGATCGACAAGGTCAAGGAGGGCGACGTTCTCGTCACCACCATGACCAACCCGGACATGGTCCCGGCCATGAAGAGGGCCTCAGCGATAGTCACCGACGAGGGTGGAAGGACCAGCCACGCCGCCATCGTTAGCAGGGAGCTCGGAATCCCAGCCGTTGTCGGAACCAAGGAGGCCACCAAGAAGCTCAAGACCGGCGACTATGTCACCGTTGACGGAACCAGGGGCGTCGTCTACAAGGGCATAGTCAAGAGCCTCGTCGAGAAGAAGGAGGAGAAGGCCGAGGGCGGACAGGTCGTCGTTGCCGGCGCTCCGCTCGTCACCGCCACCAAGGTCAAGGTCAACGTCTCGATGCCCGAGGTCGCCGAGCGCGCCGCCGCCACCGGTGCCGACGGCGTCGGTCTCCTCAGGGCCGAGCACATGATCCTCAGCATCGGCCAGCACCCGGTCAAGTTCATCAAGGAGGGCAAGGAGGAGGAGCTCGTCGAGAAGCTCGCCGAGGGCATCAGGACCGTCGCCGCTGCCTTCTACCCGAGGCCGGTCTGGTACAGGACCCTCGACGCTCCGACCAACGAGTTCAAGGAGATGCCGGGTGGAGAGGACGAGCCGGACGAGAGAAACCCGATGCTCGGCTGGCGCGGCATCAGGAGGAGCCTCGACCAGACCGAGCTCCTCAAGGCCGAGTTCAAGGCCATCAAGAAGGTCGTCGAAGAGGGCTACGACAACATCGGCGTCATGCTCCCGCTCGTGGCCAACCCTGACCAGATAAGGAAGGCCAAGGAGATAGCCCGCTCAGTTGGCCTTGAGCCGCACAAGGACGTCGAGTGGGGAATCATGATCGAGGTTCCGGCCGCTGCCCTCATCATCGAGGACCTCATCAAGGAGGGCCTTGACTTCGTCAGCTTCGGAACCAACGACCTCACCCAGTACACCCTCGCCATCGACAGGGACAACGACAGGATAGCCTACCTCTACGACGAGAAGCACCCGGCCGTGCTCAAGCTCATCGAGAACGTCATCAAGGTCGCCAAGAAGTACGGCGTCGAGACCAGCATCTGCGGACAGGCCGGCAGTGACCCGAAGATGGCCAAGATACTCGTCAGGCTCGGCATAGACAGCATCTCGGCCAACCCCGATGCCGTCGAGCTCATCAGGAAGACCGTCGCCCAGGAGGAGCAGAAGATTCTCCTGGAGGCGGCGAGGAAGAAGCTCTTCGAGTGA
- a CDS encoding S8 family serine peptidase has product MNRKALSLLIVVVMLLAVVPGAYSGVAATNNSNQEIVASLQKVPVSSGKNSEHQLSPLEKIEPKLLDILKGVDSQGVVEIDGKRWVMIHISSAKDISTSLRGIKILGKTRIMGDTIYLALIPAQKDSINTLIKIASIPEVKDITRSSPFEPIEVKKDPEEKIQSMPLPHSKFAERVKNWKPKVESLDGKKIVSVHELVSGELKELQKNSPAVNGMATIATPRRSLAVEPGPDDIFAVYHHGSYMTWLDLNVTGEGVNVAIIDSGVDFGNPDLQDAYAVDNNQNSPYYGWPIAFDGNSMIYYLVLGATFADAYSYRGYLYSWYTPTIVNVTPYIVPGYFSIGYKGNFTTVFTSMSLANIPSDSERAQLIYNTLQWVGNVSNVLLVDDDGGDVLETFYETALDALGVNYTYYEVPSETANGPNSTVLSAYDMVIWFTGGAWEYVLTDSDVGNLTSYLDAGGKLWLISDDYLYDGGLDNTTVQYEFTTNYLHVNVSRVMEDFPVPTVLYDYANGLYHGGEVYWGLYESPTDMYADYIYPDEEAVPLLVGYTAYAYDTFLGGIYIDIKLPLNDDLSVPTTSGIMKLGLHPDLALWGGWYGGFVLVTDPNDNAKYDTVYADIAPATVVDFNKDSGHTKDNPVIQLDFWNTFNGWFGQDGYADLSGGMIYYIADGKTPIPYSDKVAKRWGLPLRIPANGELVAFMIGNTYTAGGDHGTLCAAAVGARGRTFFGLTFGNAIDAKIIAEGSLYQGGSWIDYVYFAVEGYDGKPGTGDEAQIVSNSYGASSIINKGYTWADRFLYYITSIYSPTTTFFFAAGNGGPGYGTVTSEGSSPFVVTVGAAIEWGYRGLFGYDDGPWQQFDANYGDAADFSNKGPNALGQPDPDVLAVGEFALGSVALNSVGDGFWASDLWSGTSLATPMASGIAALVYQAYYEKHGRWPTSQEVKEILMSTAKNVNHDVFTQGAGFLDAYSAVEAAKNIDGIVVSPSEWAAGKTDYKGFANVLYPGESDSQTFIVRNMNPESAKEVNVSAEVFQKIDEVELDVVGNSWAYYRIDQFIPEDADLMKVTLYTSYDNFDNNSDYSPDAYPWFRIWDVTFVNGNATTNLLQQASKEGDVVSVMLGNPNEKYHDMMLIQIRDIWRFYGKTSTYPAKVKLEFYKRVPWEWVTLDKDTLTVGANGKAQFTAKISVPSNATYGVYEGAIYLKYDGKETTIPVSVVVASPTPEFEFGGNNVSSGLYDNGNVYGYFDWGWRYESGDWRLFYFNVPKAKEGSYVLADVSWDGTITDINLHLLGPSVDEWSMKYPDVMGQYSLKEIGRSDDGYVGGGLFVYQTSSGANEELIAGKASAGMHALWLHNVLFDGNASYRTFYGHVGMARIYPEKWLEVLGPKTGEKTFTVELPEWAGDLSVIATGFSTPIMYEDVIAPPTGDSDYYTVNVTTSPFLDVQLTSIWDDLAGVDLDLYVYYNASGTLVEVGSSLTSSSDEHVSINFPYPGQYIIEVYSYNNPAPGDATYDLTITTVEGNELQVSDIRETSTGYLIDMAYNLSDEHLNATTPLNGLILIGTNKNPVLFRIPVTITPAPYDVKISSVTTTGVPDKGGEYNITAYITNIGEYNATNVQVKLFRDGLPTDVQLTIPLLQPNEVYKATFSIPVGDAVGHSYKVVVSAPNDLNPDNNEKMVYAMAVDENNVPWTYAIGESIGRAKITKATAAGRRIYYLTIDGDHGTKTTVLLKLPQDTTYYNVRIQGATLLDVTSRKVADGMLLYITLRLNSPGTVRVEFRTQSDYTRISTMNYVWYMLYWRYDQKFDPLYQKAVELGVDNETLSLAMEHKKLADQYYEEAEKYLTPGREVLAIAGLPYIRKAYVHIREAYNILEEAIRELEGTEG; this is encoded by the coding sequence ATGAATAGGAAGGCTTTGAGTCTTTTGATTGTGGTGGTAATGCTGTTGGCAGTAGTTCCAGGGGCATATTCTGGAGTTGCAGCGACCAATAACTCCAATCAAGAGATAGTGGCAAGTCTCCAGAAGGTTCCAGTAAGTTCAGGAAAGAATTCTGAGCACCAGCTCTCTCCTCTGGAGAAGATTGAGCCTAAATTGCTCGACATCCTTAAGGGAGTTGATTCTCAAGGAGTTGTGGAGATTGATGGCAAGAGATGGGTCATGATTCATATCTCTTCTGCTAAGGACATATCGACATCTCTTAGAGGCATCAAGATTCTGGGCAAAACCAGGATAATGGGCGATACTATTTACCTGGCGTTGATACCAGCACAGAAGGATAGCATCAACACGCTCATAAAAATCGCCTCGATACCTGAGGTCAAAGACATAACCAGAAGCTCACCCTTTGAGCCCATTGAAGTCAAAAAAGACCCAGAAGAAAAGATTCAATCAATGCCACTTCCGCATTCAAAGTTTGCTGAGAGAGTGAAAAACTGGAAACCCAAAGTGGAATCCCTGGATGGGAAGAAAATCGTCTCTGTTCACGAGCTTGTTAGCGGTGAGCTGAAGGAACTCCAGAAAAACAGCCCAGCAGTCAACGGAATGGCCACTATCGCAACCCCCAGGAGGTCCTTGGCAGTTGAACCCGGTCCGGATGACATTTTTGCAGTCTACCACCATGGCTCTTACATGACTTGGCTCGATCTAAATGTTACAGGAGAGGGGGTCAATGTGGCTATAATCGACAGTGGTGTTGACTTTGGTAACCCTGACCTTCAGGATGCCTATGCGGTTGACAACAACCAGAATTCTCCGTACTACGGGTGGCCAATAGCCTTTGATGGAAATTCCATGATATACTATCTAGTGTTGGGAGCAACGTTTGCGGACGCTTATTCTTACAGGGGATATCTGTATTCCTGGTACACCCCAACCATCGTCAACGTCACACCCTACATTGTTCCGGGATACTTTAGCATCGGATACAAGGGTAATTTCACCACGGTATTCACCAGTATGAGCCTCGCTAACATACCCAGCGATAGTGAGAGGGCACAGCTAATATACAACACTCTCCAGTGGGTAGGGAACGTTAGCAATGTCCTTTTGGTAGATGACGATGGTGGTGACGTACTCGAGACGTTCTATGAGACCGCCTTAGACGCCCTTGGAGTTAACTACACGTACTATGAAGTTCCCAGTGAAACTGCAAACGGTCCCAACTCAACGGTTCTGAGTGCCTATGACATGGTTATCTGGTTCACGGGAGGTGCATGGGAATACGTTCTTACAGACTCGGATGTTGGCAACCTTACATCGTACCTCGATGCCGGAGGAAAGCTTTGGCTCATAAGCGATGACTACCTGTACGATGGAGGCCTTGACAACACCACCGTTCAGTACGAGTTTACCACCAACTACCTCCACGTTAACGTCAGTAGAGTCATGGAAGACTTCCCGGTTCCGACGGTACTATACGACTATGCCAACGGCTTGTACCATGGTGGAGAGGTCTACTGGGGATTGTATGAGAGCCCCACGGACATGTACGCTGACTACATATATCCCGATGAGGAGGCTGTTCCTCTGCTCGTTGGATACACCGCCTACGCGTATGATACATTCCTTGGAGGAATTTACATAGACATTAAACTGCCTCTAAACGATGACCTGAGCGTGCCCACCACCAGCGGGATCATGAAACTTGGTCTCCATCCAGATCTTGCCCTCTGGGGAGGCTGGTATGGCGGATTTGTACTGGTAACTGATCCCAACGACAATGCTAAATATGACACAGTGTACGCTGACATAGCCCCCGCTACGGTTGTTGACTTCAACAAGGATTCCGGACATACCAAAGACAACCCTGTGATACAGCTTGACTTCTGGAACACCTTCAACGGCTGGTTCGGACAGGATGGCTACGCCGATCTGTCGGGAGGTATGATTTATTACATCGCCGACGGAAAGACGCCCATACCGTACTCTGACAAAGTTGCCAAGAGATGGGGACTCCCCTTAAGGATACCTGCCAATGGTGAGCTCGTTGCCTTTATGATAGGCAACACCTACACTGCCGGTGGAGACCACGGAACCTTGTGTGCCGCTGCCGTTGGTGCGAGGGGCAGAACGTTCTTCGGCCTTACCTTCGGAAACGCCATCGATGCAAAGATAATAGCGGAAGGCTCACTCTACCAGGGAGGCAGCTGGATTGACTACGTTTACTTCGCGGTTGAAGGCTACGATGGAAAACCAGGAACCGGGGACGAGGCCCAGATAGTCAGCAATAGCTATGGGGCGTCTTCTATAATAAACAAGGGTTACACTTGGGCCGACAGGTTCCTGTACTACATAACCAGCATCTACTCCCCAACAACAACGTTCTTCTTCGCGGCTGGGAATGGAGGTCCCGGCTATGGAACGGTTACTAGTGAAGGCTCCTCCCCATTCGTCGTTACGGTTGGTGCAGCTATTGAGTGGGGATACAGGGGACTCTTCGGATACGATGATGGGCCCTGGCAACAGTTCGATGCAAACTATGGCGATGCCGCTGACTTCTCCAACAAGGGTCCCAACGCCCTCGGACAGCCTGATCCCGACGTCCTTGCAGTGGGTGAGTTTGCCCTTGGAAGCGTGGCTTTGAACTCGGTGGGGGATGGGTTCTGGGCCAGTGACCTCTGGTCAGGAACAAGCCTGGCCACCCCAATGGCATCTGGAATTGCGGCTCTCGTTTACCAGGCTTATTATGAGAAGCACGGTAGATGGCCCACCTCCCAGGAGGTCAAGGAGATACTCATGAGCACAGCCAAGAACGTCAACCATGACGTCTTCACTCAGGGAGCTGGATTCCTTGACGCTTACAGCGCCGTTGAGGCTGCGAAGAACATAGACGGCATAGTGGTCTCGCCGAGCGAATGGGCTGCGGGCAAGACCGACTATAAGGGCTTTGCAAATGTGCTCTATCCCGGAGAGAGTGACTCTCAGACATTCATAGTTCGGAACATGAATCCGGAGAGTGCCAAGGAAGTCAACGTCTCCGCAGAGGTGTTCCAGAAGATTGACGAGGTTGAGCTCGATGTCGTGGGCAACTCATGGGCATACTACAGAATAGACCAGTTTATCCCAGAGGATGCCGACCTCATGAAGGTGACCCTGTACACCTCCTATGATAACTTCGACAACAACAGTGACTATTCCCCGGATGCCTATCCGTGGTTCAGGATCTGGGACGTTACCTTCGTTAATGGCAACGCCACCACTAACTTGCTCCAGCAGGCATCGAAGGAGGGTGACGTGGTTTCCGTCATGCTCGGCAATCCGAACGAGAAGTACCATGACATGATGCTCATCCAGATCAGAGACATCTGGAGGTTCTATGGAAAGACCAGCACATACCCTGCCAAGGTAAAACTTGAGTTCTACAAGAGGGTTCCGTGGGAATGGGTGACCCTTGACAAGGATACCCTTACAGTGGGGGCTAATGGAAAGGCCCAGTTTACCGCCAAGATCTCCGTTCCGAGCAACGCTACATACGGTGTTTATGAGGGCGCAATTTACCTCAAGTACGATGGTAAGGAGACCACCATCCCAGTCAGCGTTGTTGTTGCCTCTCCAACACCTGAATTCGAGTTTGGCGGTAATAACGTGTCCAGTGGTCTCTATGACAATGGCAATGTCTACGGTTACTTCGACTGGGGATGGAGGTACGAGAGCGGCGACTGGAGGTTGTTCTATTTCAACGTCCCGAAGGCAAAAGAGGGTAGTTATGTGCTCGCAGACGTTTCGTGGGACGGCACTATAACCGACATAAACCTGCATCTCCTTGGTCCAAGCGTTGACGAGTGGAGCATGAAGTACCCGGACGTGATGGGGCAGTACTCACTGAAGGAAATTGGTAGGAGTGACGATGGATATGTCGGTGGAGGACTGTTTGTTTACCAGACCTCCAGTGGTGCCAACGAGGAACTAATAGCTGGTAAAGCCTCCGCTGGAATGCACGCACTCTGGCTTCACAACGTCCTCTTTGATGGAAATGCCAGCTATAGGACGTTCTATGGCCATGTAGGGATGGCTAGGATCTACCCAGAGAAATGGCTGGAAGTCCTTGGTCCAAAGACCGGTGAGAAGACTTTCACAGTCGAATTGCCAGAATGGGCTGGCGACCTCTCGGTTATTGCTACAGGCTTCAGTACGCCGATTATGTATGAGGATGTCATAGCACCACCGACCGGTGACTCCGACTACTACACCGTCAATGTGACAACTTCTCCATTCCTCGATGTGCAGCTTACCAGCATTTGGGACGATCTCGCAGGAGTTGACCTCGATCTGTATGTATACTACAATGCAAGCGGTACTCTAGTTGAGGTAGGAAGCTCCCTTACCTCCAGCTCCGATGAACATGTCTCAATAAACTTCCCGTATCCTGGCCAGTACATTATAGAGGTCTACTCATACAACAACCCGGCACCTGGAGATGCTACCTACGACCTTACAATAACGACAGTCGAAGGAAATGAGCTCCAGGTTAGTGATATAAGGGAGACCTCCACAGGATACCTGATTGACATGGCATACAACTTGAGTGACGAGCACCTCAATGCCACGACTCCATTAAACGGATTGATCCTCATAGGCACTAACAAGAACCCGGTCCTCTTCCGTATACCTGTGACAATAACCCCTGCACCCTATGACGTCAAGATATCAAGTGTTACGACTACGGGAGTACCGGATAAGGGCGGCGAATACAACATAACTGCGTACATAACAAATATCGGAGAGTACAATGCCACAAATGTCCAGGTAAAGTTATTCAGGGATGGCCTTCCAACAGACGTTCAGCTTACCATCCCACTCCTTCAGCCCAACGAGGTCTACAAGGCTACCTTCAGCATTCCAGTGGGGGATGCGGTTGGCCACTCATACAAGGTAGTTGTATCAGCACCAAACGACCTTAACCCCGACAACAACGAGAAGATGGTCTATGCCATGGCCGTGGATGAGAACAACGTACCGTGGACGTATGCAATAGGGGAGAGCATTGGTAGAGCAAAGATAACCAAGGCCACTGCAGCCGGCAGAAGGATTTACTATCTGACCATTGATGGCGACCATGGCACCAAGACAACCGTGTTGCTTAAGCTTCCGCAGGATACAACTTATTATAACGTCAGAATACAGGGTGCCACGCTCCTCGACGTCACTTCAAGAAAGGTCGCCGATGGCATGTTACTCTACATAACGCTGAGGCTCAATTCACCTGGTACTGTAAGGGTTGAGTTCAGAACTCAGTCAGACTACACCAGAATCTCAACTATGAACTACGTCTGGTACATGCTCTACTGGAGGTACGACCAGAAGTTCGACCCGCTCTACCAGAAGGCAGTCGAGCTCGGCGTTGACAACGAGACCCTCAGCCTTGCCATGGAGCACAAGAAGCTGGCGGATCAGTATTATGAAGAGGCCGAGAAGTACCTCACCCCCGGCAGGGAGGTTCTTGCAATAGCAGGGCTGCCGTATATCCGCAAGGCCTACGTACACATTAGAGAGGCGTACAATATCCTGGAGGAAGCCATCCGCGAGCTTGAGGGCACAGAGGGCTGA
- a CDS encoding glycosyltransferase family 39 protein, with the protein MKKESLYLPLLLIASFILRLIPHRTLLLATYDEYLHKDITLRIVHYGLDSISKDIPSLLGLRAYSYPPLFHIIGAAFYRIFSSDYLFFILPAIYGTLAVFGFYLAFKELMGDKKRALLATTLLAFAPNFIYRTSLYIPENLGLFFFSLSMLFGIRFLKSKRLKDLIPLALVFALYMVTHRGWIFFALASLIVLVSYWWGSIKRHLHYFVALAVIALIAYTQVSFIHSTLGELALRLQRSEVSFLGYFKWIGVVQLVFGAIASPYYFRRDSIRRGFVLWAWAFIFAGGVSFRFRDPYAAIPLSAMAAEYLIDVAFPVIGPALRKAFDGVRGFGAEWIQSVSRKKWLASLVVLLILVSPLAQGVYGAYKYIEAPTVSDKEAYEWIAQNTPENATILVWWDMGYLLIGNTKRKDVVIWKKVYQGFFGEAPTVQEATQAYFDHVVMFSSNQRKWAYYLMKKYNVSYIFVDRKRYSYGFIRYGLMEYAPYDTHFKLEFCNGGSVIYRFIPEPTLKMEQPFPVNYTGNYYPLVNFLEKFWTGYNYADFDSRYKAYFNLNAWMVDLYSRLYQRTGDEDFKSRVDWLLRWLSYKQMENGAFPWGIPPNDFTLYTAYTLEPLKDVNFDGKEKSLSLLDSREREDYFMTTPKDSRGGMVTNALMLPIYKELGILNSTTEKNIVGQLLKEQKGDGSWNDNLGTTIAVASSLARYYQLTGNESVLDSVKKAAQWMTGEQEDSGKLKAEKYEYAYSRATYAQMVYIYHVAGLSDAEERTLRFIEETFNPNREVHPLDAVLTMYRYFGYAYGNDRAIDMLNELLRAHPLLEFD; encoded by the coding sequence ATGAAAAAGGAGAGCCTCTACCTCCCGCTGCTTCTCATCGCCTCCTTCATCCTCAGGCTAATACCTCACAGGACGCTCCTGCTCGCCACCTACGACGAATACCTTCACAAGGATATAACCCTGAGGATCGTCCACTACGGTCTGGATTCCATATCCAAGGATATCCCTTCCCTGCTCGGCCTTCGGGCGTACAGCTATCCCCCTCTGTTCCATATAATCGGTGCCGCGTTCTACAGGATCTTTTCCTCCGATTATCTCTTCTTCATCCTTCCTGCAATCTACGGCACTCTGGCCGTTTTTGGCTTCTATCTGGCCTTCAAGGAACTCATGGGGGATAAAAAGCGTGCACTCCTGGCTACGACCCTTCTGGCGTTCGCCCCAAACTTCATCTACCGGACGAGCCTGTACATACCCGAAAACCTTGGGCTATTCTTCTTTTCCCTCAGCATGCTCTTTGGAATAAGGTTCCTCAAATCGAAGAGACTTAAAGACCTAATCCCGCTGGCACTCGTCTTCGCCCTGTATATGGTAACCCACAGGGGGTGGATATTCTTTGCCCTTGCTTCACTCATCGTGCTCGTTTCATACTGGTGGGGTTCCATAAAGAGACACCTCCATTACTTCGTGGCTCTCGCAGTGATTGCTCTCATTGCGTACACTCAGGTCTCGTTTATCCACTCCACTCTGGGTGAGCTTGCTCTCAGGCTCCAGCGGAGCGAGGTTAGCTTCCTTGGATACTTCAAGTGGATAGGCGTCGTTCAACTAGTTTTCGGAGCGATAGCAAGTCCATACTACTTCAGGCGGGACAGCATAAGGCGTGGCTTCGTTCTGTGGGCTTGGGCCTTCATATTCGCCGGGGGAGTCTCTTTCCGCTTCCGTGACCCCTATGCGGCCATACCGCTCTCCGCAATGGCAGCTGAATACCTAATTGATGTGGCTTTTCCAGTGATAGGCCCTGCACTTAGGAAGGCATTCGATGGTGTCAGAGGCTTCGGTGCGGAGTGGATACAGAGTGTATCAAGGAAGAAGTGGCTCGCATCCTTAGTGGTTCTGTTAATACTTGTCTCTCCCCTCGCCCAGGGTGTTTACGGGGCTTACAAGTACATCGAAGCGCCGACTGTGAGCGACAAGGAAGCCTACGAGTGGATAGCCCAGAACACACCGGAGAATGCTACAATACTCGTCTGGTGGGACATGGGGTACCTGCTGATAGGCAACACGAAGAGAAAGGACGTCGTCATATGGAAGAAGGTCTATCAGGGCTTTTTCGGGGAGGCACCAACAGTTCAGGAGGCCACCCAGGCGTATTTCGACCACGTCGTCATGTTCAGCTCAAACCAGAGGAAATGGGCGTACTACCTCATGAAAAAATACAACGTGAGCTACATCTTCGTCGATAGGAAGCGCTATTCCTACGGTTTCATCCGTTACGGGCTTATGGAGTACGCCCCCTACGACACCCACTTCAAGCTGGAGTTCTGCAACGGCGGATCGGTGATATACCGCTTCATTCCGGAGCCAACGCTGAAGATGGAACAGCCGTTTCCCGTGAACTACACCGGCAACTACTACCCGCTGGTGAACTTCCTGGAGAAGTTCTGGACCGGATACAACTACGCCGACTTCGACAGCAGGTACAAGGCGTACTTCAACCTCAACGCGTGGATGGTCGACCTGTACTCGCGCCTCTACCAGAGAACAGGGGATGAGGACTTCAAGTCAAGGGTTGACTGGCTCCTCCGCTGGCTCTCATACAAGCAGATGGAAAACGGAGCGTTCCCCTGGGGCATTCCACCCAACGACTTTACCCTGTACACCGCATACACACTCGAACCCCTGAAGGATGTTAACTTCGATGGGAAGGAGAAATCTCTCAGTCTGCTGGATAGCAGAGAACGGGAGGACTATTTCATGACGACCCCCAAGGATTCTCGCGGGGGAATGGTGACGAATGCCCTCATGCTGCCCATTTACAAGGAGCTTGGCATTTTGAATTCCACGACTGAGAAGAACATAGTTGGCCAGCTGTTGAAAGAGCAGAAGGGAGACGGAAGCTGGAACGACAATCTCGGCACCACCATAGCGGTCGCTTCGAGCCTCGCGAGGTACTATCAGCTTACGGGCAACGAGAGCGTTCTGGATTCAGTTAAAAAGGCCGCCCAGTGGATGACGGGAGAACAGGAGGATAGCGGAAAGCTCAAGGCCGAGAAATACGAATACGCCTATTCCAGGGCAACCTACGCCCAGATGGTCTACATCTACCACGTTGCAGGGCTCTCGGATGCAGAGGAGAGGACGCTCAGGTTCATTGAGGAGACGTTCAACCCCAACAGGGAAGTCCATCCCCTCGACGCCGTGCTCACGATGTACCGCTACTTCGGCTATGCCTACGGTAATGATAGGGCCATAGACATGCTTAACGAACTCCTCCGGGCCCATCCCCTGCTGGAGTTCGATTGA
- a CDS encoding DUF424 domain-containing protein, with amino-acid sequence MIYVKVYRVQGEVLLAACDEELLGKTFREGELKLEVKERFYKGELVEEDALGPLLEEATIANLTGERCVSKAVELGYVDEERILRIEGIPHAQMAKLFL; translated from the coding sequence ATGATATACGTCAAGGTTTACAGGGTTCAGGGAGAGGTACTCCTGGCGGCATGCGACGAGGAGCTACTCGGGAAGACCTTCAGAGAGGGCGAACTCAAACTGGAGGTGAAGGAGCGCTTCTACAAGGGAGAGCTTGTGGAAGAAGACGCTCTCGGCCCCTTGCTCGAAGAGGCAACGATAGCAAACCTGACCGGGGAACGGTGTGTGTCCAAGGCTGTTGAACTGGGCTACGTTGATGAGGAGCGCATCCTGAGGATTGAAGGTATTCCTCACGCCCAGATGGCAAAGCTCTTTCTGTGA